GGCTGCTATAGGCCAGAGAAAGGGTTTAGCCAGGATGCCAGGATCCCTGGCAACCGGGGAGGGGGCTGTTGTGAAGAAGATATGAGAGAAGGGTCCAGACATCCAGTTGTAAGTGTGAAGAGGCTTCGGGGCAGTGGCAAGGGGGACTGCCAGCTGGCTACCTCAGTGCTTGTAACTTTTCCTGCTGGATGATGTGCTGGAGACAAACTTGATGCTGGAGCCACTTCCCACTGGTCCCCGGCTGCTACTGGTGGTAAAACCAGAACCTCCCAGACCTGTGCCCAGGCTATGTCCACCACTGGTCGTGAAGGAGTAGCCACTGTTCCCACCAAGACCCAAGCTTCCTCCTCCAATGTTGGCACCACTACCATAGCCACTGGAAACCGTAGAAGTGACCACAGCTgtggagaagaggagacaggatcAGAATTGCAGGCAGGAGAGAAGGTGCCTGTCATGAGTACCTGTCATGAGTGCCCTGGAGCTTCTACAGTCACAGATGCTGGCCCTCCTGTTTCCTGCTTGCATTGTGAGATCCTGCCTTAGGCCTCCACCTTTGCTGGACTGTGGTGCCTCCCATTTCTGCCCAGTGCTTCTCTTCCAGAACCTGTTGGAGACATTTCCCTCTCTGCTATGTAGGACCACTGCTGCTCTGTCTGAGCCTGTCTACCTCTTCAGGTTTGACTCTGGAGTCTCTTTCCTTCTGGACACTCACAGGAATACACATATCCTTCTCCTAAAGTCCCCTTGGTGTGGCATTCTAAACCCAGATGGTAGCTACTGAAAAGCCTAGAACCTCCTGGTAGCAACACTCTGTAGTGGCAAACTCTCACCAGACTGTTCAAAGCTGGCAGGGCCATCTCACTAGCTATGGTTTGTGTCTAGTGTAAGTATTTTGTCTAAAGGGCCTAGGCAAAGCTAAGAGCCCTTGTGTGCCCCGTCCCTGTCAAATGCTCATCTCCAAGCTCTTGAAACTAGGCTTGCAACCCCAAGGAATCCTGTAAGACAATCTCAGAACCTCCCCAACCTGTCCAGAGGTTGGCCCCTAAAGATTCTTATCTAATCTGGGAACTACATGTAGGAAGGTGTTGgaattagaagccagcctgggtcccattaaatctgtctttaaaaaaaaaatttctttagctCTGAACCCACGATCACTTAGATGGTATGGATTTTAACTCAGTGGggaacacaaacaaaacaccaagacaTGACTGGGAGCAGAGCTTGTTGGTATGAGGCAGAGGTAAGATAGAGTGGGCATATGGGAGAGTAGTCAGAATACtcgtgaggccctaggttcaacctccaacacctaaataaataaataaataaataaataaataaataaagcccttTTAATCCACTATGACTTTTTCCTCAGCAAACTCGGGCCCCCACACTTTCTCAAAATGAACTCTGCCTTTAGAGTTCTCACAGTTGGCTTGGCTCCACCCTTCTTCTGACCACATGAGCCCCAGGCCACAGGGGTCATACTCACAGATGTTCACTGGGGAAACTCCCTCTCCGCTCAGCCTGgttaggaggagaggagggaaggttACTGTCCAGGTCGTCACTTGGCAGGTATTTGCAATGACAAAATTTTGTGGTTGTTTTAAAGTGCATTGAAAAccccctttattattattattattattattattattattattattattattatttattgcaaAAGTCATGCAGGTTTTAAACTCTAAAAATACTTGAGATACTAAAAATAGTAAGGGTCTCATAAACAGAGTCTGTGGTTTGGAGCCATACAGTTTGGGTTTAAATCTGAGGAAATGAAAACCAATCACAGACTAGAGTTCATTAGAACGGCAGGCCATTCTCCATAACAGATTTCTCTCTTGACAAGGGTTGCTTGTCAGACATCGAGACTTTTATAGGTGTGGAGAGGCATCCAAATCATGAAAATAACAGTAGTTACAATCAGTCTATTGTTGTCTTAGTAACTGGCCTTCATCCCCAAGTGCTCACTCAGAGCTAACACTAACAATATTGAGAACCTGTTACAGTCATTACCGTTCACTTTTCTCAACAGACCTATTAGGTAGGAATTACTATCTCAGTTTTACAGTGGGAAATTGAAGATCAGAGATCACAGGATTTGAAACAAGATTCATCTGCCCTCAAAGCCCATTCCATTGGCTGCTAAACTGAATGACagcaaggtttttattttttttttttaacttaagtaaaacatttttagGGGTGTAGAGATACCatatggttaagagcacttgtttctaCAGAGGATCCAGGCTCTCACAACCGACAACCATtggtatctccagctccaggggatccgatgccctctctgACTCCACAGGttccaggcaaaacactcatacatataaaaataaataaataaatagacctttacattttgtgtgtatgcctatgtgtgggtatatatatTCAAGTGTAGTTGACagaagaagtcagaaaagggtgttggatacCCTGCAGTTGGAATTACAGGCTATTATTATTAGTCACTCAATGTGACTAAACCAAAAACCAACTTTGGTCCTCTGTTAGAGCAGCacatgttcttaaccattgagccaccgcTCCAGctccaagaacaaaacaacataaTACAACAACacctaaataaaaacaaaaaatacttgtTACATGCCAGGAGTGGTCATGATATTGCCTTATTTTAACCTTTTAAACAATATACAGCATAAGAATTATCAATATCCTCATTTGACAGATAGGAACACTGAGATGTGGGATGGTTAAGTAACTTGCCCTTAGTGACATAGCCATCAAATAAGAATAGCAAAATCCTATGAGCTTTGGGGTGTCACAGAATATAgttcctttattctttttttaaaaattttatttatatgagtacactgcagctggcttcagacacaccagaagagggcatcagatcccattacagatggtcgtgaaccaccatgtggttgctgggaattgaactcaggacctctggaagaacagtcagtgctcttgaccactgagccatctctccagccttcatccCTTTATTCTGCCCATGAAGAAATTAAGGGCTAGAGAGAGACCAACTTTTCATAATGAGTGGGGATCTATAAGCTCAAATCTAGGACCGTTTCTTTCAGTCCAGAGCCTTTTACCCCAATTTTTCAGGCACTATGTAACCAGTCCTCTCTTTTAATAGGATGTGATTGTTTAGACCTGCTCAGGCCTTAGATTTCTATGGGGTGCACCCAGAACGACATAGCAGTCTGGAAAGAGATTTGCACCTGCTCAATGCCACAGCTCAGACTGCTGAAGTAAGTTCTGTTCCCTTTGAGAACAAACAGCTGGTCACCTCTCCCCTCACCTGCACTCCTCGCCCTCCAACAGCTTCCTGTAGGTGGCGATCTCCACATCCAGGGCCAGCTTGACATTCATGAGCTCCTGGTACTCGCGCAGCAGCCGGGCCATGTCCTGCTTGGCTTTCTGCAGGGCATCTTCAAGCTCCACCAGCTTGGCCCGAGCATCCTTGAGGGCTAGCTCTCCACGCTGCTCAGCATCAGAGATAGCGGTTTGCAGGCTGGAGcactgaagagaaagaaggtgTCATGAGTCTGTGGACAGACCCTGGAGGCACTGTGATCCTTGGATAGGAGTCTCTGGAGATGGTGGGATTGGCCAGAAGAAACGAGCATGCTTGTGCTCACTGAACTGTACCTGCTTCTTGACGGCATCGATCTCAGATCTCAGCCTCTGGATCATCCGGTTCATCTCTGAAATCTCTTGTTTGGTGTTGCGGAGGTCATCACCATGGCGGCCTGCTGTCACCTGCAGCTCCTCATACTGTTAGAAACAGAGCAGACCACCTAGTCAAATGCCTATGAGCCAAGCAGACGCTCACTCACTGGCCATGTTCCCTTTCCCCCATTCTTTCCAGGAAGTTCTTCCTGAGCCCATCTGCTTGTTGAGAGGTAGCAGGCTCGCTCTAGAAACAGCACAGAAGCATGAGCTGATCCTGGTTCTCAGATGCTTATACTGTTTCCCGTGTGTATCCAAACATGTAAGCATCCAGTGGTAAACAAACAGGGTCTTTCAGAGTGCCACAAAGGAGTCCAACTTGGGTTTgaaggtgtgtggtgtggtggtagGGGGCAGTGTGCGTGGAAGGAAAAGGGACTGAAGGGGAAACACTGAGCTGTCATCTGCAGTGTGGGTAAGAAGGGCCTATATAGTCAGCTCAGAGAGAGAACATTCCAGACTGGACAAAGGAGAAACTCTGAGGCAGGGGAAGTGGTGGTAAGTTGTAAAGGCGAGGAGGTAGCTTGCTCACTGCCACTGTGTGGTGGGGCTTCTTGTATCAGGATTCGCTACACCCATGAGTTTTGGTAGACTTGTAGTGCTGGGAATCAGAGAGGAAGGGCAAGAAACCATGTGGACATTGCCAAAACTACAGGAGGCTTAGTGTTGACCCGGTGGAGGCTCTGGTCTCAGAGGTGCTCATGCTAAACCCAGGGCAAGTTTGTATACAAGGGATTGCTACACCCTGCCTCCTCCAGCGTATTTTGTAGAAGGGCTCCTATCTGAGTCAAGAACCATTCTGTTTGGAAAGTGCTGGACAGCTCAGCTTCCTCTGCTGCCAGATTCTCAGGATTAGAAGGAATGACAACCCCAAACCGCAGGGAAATGTCTGTTACTAATCTCACATCCTGCTGGGGCTAAATGTATCCTAATTTTCATTCATTGTCAAGGAGCTACAGTGGACCCTTGACATTGGAAACctgcttcttttctctcacttCTCACCAGAAGGGACTAACAAAGTACACGGGGCAGGACAAGGGATGGGGTCAGAGAGCCGTAAGCAGATGCCCCGGTGGCAGGCCTGGGTTTGGCAAGGGTTGGCTCTGGGTCTGCCACACTGTTCTAGGACAAACCTTCTGGCTGCCCAGGCTTTCAGAGGTATTTCTCTAAGGTCATCGCTCCCTCGCCCTTGTACAAGTGTGCATCCTTGTCTTGTAACTGCCAGCACTAACTCCCTCTTGGGCCCTCACTGTCCTTTACCCTCCTCTGCTCACCTGCTGGACCGAAGACCTAGATCTTGCTGGAAGCCCTGTGGtgtcttttttcccttctgtgaATGCCAATCCTCTTTCTGAACTTCTAGACCCCAAATTCTCTGATTGTAGTTTCTGTATTTATAATCCTAAACCTCTGTTTGGCAGAGCGGAGAAGCCCAGATTATATGAAGAGTTCATAAGCCCTTTATGTGTGTGATGCAGACTTCTTCATCATTTTGGAATCTCACCCAGTTCAATCTATCGTGAGAAATGTTGACCAGGCGTGTCCTTCTGAGCACCCTACACTTCCTGGGCAACACACTGGTGTGTGCTTTGACTCGTGTAAGTGTTTAAGCTAATTTCCCTGTGTCAGGGCTCACTTGTGAAGATTCAGTGAGGGAAGTGAAGGAGTGCCGCCTCAGAGCACTCAGCCCAAGCACAATGCCTCACCTTGGTCTGGTACCAGGACTCAGCCTCTGCCCGGCTACGGTTGGCAATGTCCTCGTACTGGGCCTTGACCTCAGCGATGATGCTGTCCAGGTCCAGGCTGCGGTTGTTGTCCATGGAGAGGACCACAGAGGTGTCACTCACCTGGTTCTGCATCTGAGACAGCTCCTGCAGGGTTGTCAACTCAGAGTCACCCAGGAACAAATGAAAGGGGCCTTGTACTTCTGAGGTGACTACTGGCTAGGAATCACTTCTCCGGCATCCCTGGCAGAAGTCCTTCCCGgtgcccttcccctcccccagttctGATAATCATGTCCTCGGAAGTTTCTAGACGACTCATCAGTGTGATGGTGGGACTGTTCTCTCTGGTTTCAGTGATGCTTTCCACTGGTGGATACAATTTCAACATGTGGGGCGATGTCTCACAGGGGTGTTCTTTGGAATCTAGCCATCCCACCCCACAGTGTGACTTCAacatttccttcctctgtctctccacaGACCCAGGTATCTGCTTTCCAAATGACAGAGCCCCCCAATGAGGCCTCTTCTGAGGCCAAGCAGTCATCTGGCCACTGAGTTGAGCTATAGCTGAGGAAAAAGAGTGGGTGCAGTCTTTATCTCCTCCTTGCTAGGGCTGTCTTGCCATTTGTGGGGGGTAGGGAAAGGTCTCATACTTTCATACGGCAAAGTTCCCAGCATTCCTCTCTGGCACCACCTTTCCCCCAGGCTTCCTCACAGGATGCCCTGGGGAGAGATACCAGCTCAACTCACTAAGTGAATGATACCCTGAAGCATCCTTTTCTTTCTAGGAGGCTCTGGTGCCAGGACCAACAGAAACACTTGCAGACTCTTACTGCCTCATAGATCATCCGGTAGAAGTTGATCTGGTCAGTCAGAGAGTCGACCTTGGCTTCCAGCTCCACCTTGTTCATATAGGCACCATCTACGTCCTGAAATGACCCCAGATCCAAACAGTGAGTCAAAAGAAGCTGAGAGTATCTAACCTGGATTTCCAGGGGATCGGGCGAGGTGGCTGACAGAAACCTGATCAGAAGTAGGGATATGTACTGATATACGTGTTATATTCTGAAACGTTTGAGCTCATCAGATGATCTCATCATTGATGTGATTTGATATATCTTGGGGGAGCCTGGGACCAGACTGCCTCATATTCTGAGATTGGATGTTAAAACtcaatctctttttctctcctctctccccctttctcccccctcctccagcctcctctctgaagccccttctctctgcctctcaaggccAGCTCTTGAATGCAGGGCTTGGCAAATCCTGG
The window above is part of the Arvicanthis niloticus isolate mArvNil1 chromosome 13, mArvNil1.pat.X, whole genome shotgun sequence genome. Proteins encoded here:
- the LOC117718628 gene encoding keratin, type II cytoskeletal 75, translating into MSRQSTITFHSGSRRGFSTASATTPTAGRSRFSSVSVARSSGNSGGLGRISGIGSGFGSRSLYNLGGTRRVSVGGYAGSGFRGGFGGRASSGFGGSSGFGYGGGIGGGFGGPGFSVCPSGGIQEVTVNQSLLTPLNLQIDPTIQRVRKEEREQIKTLNNKFASFIDKVRFLEQQNKVLETKWNLLQEQGSRTVRQNLEPFFDAYVNDLRRQLDGVMAERGRLDAELRNMQEVVEDFKVRYEDEINKRAAAENEFVGLKKDVDGAYMNKVELEAKVDSLTDQINFYRMIYEAELSQMQNQVSDTSVVLSMDNNRSLDLDSIIAEVKAQYEDIANRSRAEAESWYQTKYEELQVTAGRHGDDLRNTKQEISEMNRMIQRLRSEIDAVKKQCSSLQTAISDAEQRGELALKDARAKLVELEDALQKAKQDMARLLREYQELMNVKLALDVEIATYRKLLEGEECRLSGEGVSPVNISVVTSTVSSGYGSGANIGGGSLGLGGNSGYSFTTSGGHSLGTGLGGSGFTTSSSRGPVGSGSSIKFVSSTSSSRKSYKH